In the genome of Cyclopterus lumpus isolate fCycLum1 chromosome 19, fCycLum1.pri, whole genome shotgun sequence, the window CTTCCAGAGAGAGCCACCGGAGGGCTGCGAAAAGATCAGAGTCTGGGAGGAAACCAGGTACGTTTGTTCTGAACTGACAGACTTCTCTCTCGTGTTTCCTCTGAACCATACCTATGGTCGTCGCCAGTTTGAGGGAGCTTTTAGGAGCCCTCCACCTTTTAACCTTGCCTTTTTAGTAGAACAttttcagactttaaaaaaaacacaacaaatattcCACACATTTAAACCTGGCagcttaaatgtttttattttattttcaaacgcGTAGTCTTGAGGTTAATCCGTCACCTGAGGCAATTTATCAGACTTCCCACAGCTCCCCCTGCAGTCACACACGCTGCAGCACTCCCCATGGCCTGTAAACAGACACAGATGTGTTACATGGGTGGGGTCCCCCTTAACTAGAACATCTACCTAGTACATAATTTTTGTAGATGTTTTCCATACctctactttaaaaaaacatgtagtAATAAAGGGCTGTGCAGTAACCGGACTCACTTCATTCCAAATGGTGTGTTAAATGAGGCGGTGTTTGGATGCCCTCTGGTGGTGACCCTTGATTTATACTGTATCCAGACATGAGCAGCCATTTAATCGGTGTGCTAGAGCCAATTTGATTACACCATTTAAGACATCCTCtattttacatgtttaaaaCTAAAACCACTTTCCTAAAGAAATTCAGTAGTGTGCAGCTACCACGCTTACTGTTACTACAACCCTGTACCATGAATGCCAAAGTAACGCCTGTTGTTTTACAGTATATTGTTATGTGAACTTAAGGTGAAATACTTTGTGCTACAGTTTCAATTAAGAACTTCCTGTtgtcatgcttttatttttttcccccttgtgAATCTGTGACTTGTAATATCTGAGGTAGAACACAGCCTGGCCCACTAGAGACTAGTGGGTTCTCATCGTGAGGTGTGGatacttttttgtttatttgtaagGGATGTATATGCATCGTGACATTGACAGTCACAACAACAATGTCAGCCGTGCTGAGGATGTGTATGTTTCTAATAGTCCCTCTCCTCTCGTCCTATAGTACTCCACGCCAACATAAGCcagccctcctctcctcctgcccaGACCCCAACAAGGTAAACTTCACGCCCCATGGGGGCTCAGCCTTCTGCCCTGTAAGCCTCCTCAAGCCCCTGCACCCCTCCATGGACCTGTTGTTCCGCAGCCTTGCCGTCTCTCCAGCAGGCAGTTGCTCGGGCCATGAATGAAGCGCCTGCCAGGCAACGTCCTTTGGCAACCGGGCAGCTCCTCCAGATCCTCCCTCCGCCACCTCTGTGATGGGAGAAAGCTCTGGTGGGGGTCTCGCTTTCTGATTACAGCTGCCGAGGCATAAGGCAAAAATATTTCAGTGATCTGGGACAGATTTGTTGATGTCGCTTTATTTTAGAAAAGGACCATCCCTTTTCTATCCAGATTTAAAGTAATcttatgtttaaaaataatattggataaaaaaatatattatcttACTCGTACGCAATCCAATGGATATGCTTTATGAGCTACTTGTTTTTGGTGTCCGGGCATTGTGATACTTCTAAATTAAGGCATTTCTGTCATTTCATAATCCAAAGATTTCTATTTTTGGCCAAACACAAGTGTGAGATACAGGGCTGTCTTATTCTTCTCCTTACTCTGAAATGAGGTTTGTTGGCTGACTGATCCCCTCACATGCTTCACATATTTCTCTTTCCCCAAAGAAGCTATGACACATACTTATATGATACTGTTTTTTAAACTCTGACCGCAGTGCGTCATCTCTGTTCAAAATGTTAGGCGTCTGGGTCAAGTAAGAAAAACCCTTCCCGGATAAATTTGCTTGTTTTTAAGTATTCAAAGATATTTATCTGCAATTATTTTTACCTAACTTGACCGTGCACCTGTTGCTGGTGTACAAAGCACGACAAATCAGTTGGGTATTTTTTATATacctgattaaaaaaaaatatatatatatatatatatattaaaaaaaacaaaaacacaatgaaatcaCATTTTGACTGAAGGGAATTTTCCAGTTGTTGGACTTGGGTAGCATCAGCATCTAAATGCTTCCGCTCATTCATTCCTGCTGTAAAAGTTGTACAGATGttattttgttgtcttgtttactggggggggggggggggatacataACTTTTGCATGTGTTaatggatttaaaaacaaaccctGTTATTCCTTGTTGTAGATGTCTGCTTGCTGGTATGTTTATAGATTTGAGGTTTCACTGCCTAGTTGACTACCTAACCAGTAGTGGTGTAGATATGTCATCCTTAATATTCCTCTGAAGATGTTCGTGTTTTTCTGCCAAGCTGTTCAAATAGTTTTATTTCTGGTAGACATGTTTGCACAAATTGAACTGCTACTTTTGAGTCGcaattcttattttttatattcacttttgtacttttaagaGTAGTAATGTGTATTttctacatctttttttcaattacCTGCCACataagctaaaaaaaaaataaccctgttacttttagtttagttttgtcaGTATAATTGAGGCCGGTGTTACATAAGATACTGTATCGGGTGGATTTTTATGCACTTCCAGGAGAGGGTTTTAATGTGGAGGAGATGTCTTTTCCTTAGTCCTGGGTTTATTGTCTCTGGcatgagtttttttgtttgtttgtgtgtgtgtgtgcatgtggatgGAAAGTTAACTATAGTATGATTGTTTGACTTATAGTTTTAGTATCCTGGTAAAATACTGATTGCTTGAAACATTGTCTTTTTCCAAATAAGCCTcaatttcaatgtttttatgaATCTGTATGGATGCTGGGGGATGTGCTGTTATCTcaggttctgtgttctgtccacATAAATATATGATTGATAACgtgttgtcatggtgatttATTAAACTAGTCTGAAGTCCCAACTGCACTGGTCTGGATTTCCAATGTGTGCAGAGAGGTGTAGCACCTGTACTCTTGTGATCTGAGAACCAGCTCTGGTAACTGGCTCATTTTGAAATTGCAAATGATTCTGAAACTATCAATGGTAcagaaaaaaattattaatcaaatgtgattatttaTATCCTTGAGCTTTGATAAATTTTGACTTTCATAGAcccattgattgattggttcagtaaatattcacaaatacaaaagttACATGTTTGACAACTATTTATAGCTTTTAAAAGAGGTGTCATTTTCTCTTTTGGAAGGTCAGAATTCCTCCTTTTATAAGTGGGCAAACCATGAAGTCATTCCTCAGGTATAAGTCCTGAGCTAAGATGTCTTTATAGAGGCTCTTATCTTTCCCTCATATAGATTAGATTggcattttgtcattttaaccGTTTCCTTGAGGACTTGATGGTTATATAAGATCTAAACGAAATAGCAGGTATGATCTTCCTCCCCAGTTATGATGAACAAAGTGTTTATgccattattaaaaaatatatatatccagtaagtgctcagaaaaaaaggaaactaatACAAGATACAATTCCACGACAACTGGGAAATGATTTATGAAGCTCATGATCGAAAGTTCCACTGGCTATTGAGAGTGCAGGCAGTATATTTCTCAAAACTATACTTCAGCATGTGAGTTACCGCTTTTATTCATTGCGGATTTAAATGAACTAAATGTCCCATACATTAAAAATAGCAGATGAGATTTCAATGAATTTAAAATAAGATCTTTAACACGAGGACAGGAAAATACCGTAtgggcttcttctttttaaagatcTTGCATTTGCTGTCTGGCATACAGCTGTTgccgttgcattgtgggattggCTCACTGTAAGGGAGGTGTTGTGCAATTCACTGTCGGCAACATTCAGAGGAAGACGCACGAGCTCCTCCGCCGCAGCGCGCATCGTTCACCGGCCGATCTTCGCTTTAACGGACTCTTGTCACCGGACTGCCGACATGTTGGCCACCATCGCCAAACAGCTCAGGAGCCATCCAGCTGTGAGTCCTAAACCCTAAAGTCTTTCTTTACTGCATGCGAACGACCCGCTGACATTGAAGGGGCTGGTGATGACGCGATGGTGAGGTTATGCGCGCGCCCGTTTCCCAGAATGTCACCTTAATTGTCTGATGTGTGATCTGCcgttatttattcatgcagctCTTCTGCAGCTTTCCTCAATTAACGAAGATGTTGGGGGTATTTTAATTTTCATTCCAAATGCGACAGATTGATTATGTCTGCGACTGCAGAAATGTCTAATTCCTTGACAGGATAGCTGTATAGATTTCAGGTTAAAATGACCGATAAAGACAATTTAACACCATCCACATTTATCTTCTCCCCTACATTCTTGTTATTTTCCTTTCTTCAATTGACGCTATATTGTTGCTCTGCTCTGAGCTTCATGATATGGATTTGTTTTTTCTCGAAAAATGAAGCCATCTGCTCCATTCATGCATTAATACCGGAGCaatcattttgtatttgcttGATTCAAGTGCAACATCTCGTTTCTCTAAGAGATAGTCATGCCCACACACAGCCATGTATGCAGGTCGCTGCAGCACGTACACTACACTGTATGGACTCCATACCGGCGGCACTCAAGGCCAGCGCATGTGGAAAGAGTCCGATTATCCAAGGGCGACGGGGTGAAACACTTTGCTTTACGGCGGCGTCCATATTTATAGACCACTGGACCATATGCAAGTTAGTGTCCCCCTATAGTCTGTAAGCTTTCCATTAGGTGAGACATTTCCATTATTATCATGGAGGGAGGGAGTTATGATATATCTGAATAGTAACACCAATAATTTGATTTAGCCAGACTTAATAAAGTTGAAGAGTCTGTTACCTGTGGGCGATGGCAGTCCTGGGGGGCTCATGAGGATGTGCTCCAggataaagaatacaaataaaatagaagtctatggcataaaatggaaatactcaagtgaagCAAGCACTTcaaaaatgtacttaagtactaCTTGCACATGTACTCAGTTACATTGCACCACTGATGATAAGTGAAATTTAGAAGTTGTTACACATTTTCTTCAAACAATCAGCCTAAATTCGGTAATCTCATAAAAAGCACTGGTCCCCAATACCTGTAATTTTGCTGAAATAGAATAAGTCTTTGATACCGCAACCAGGGATCACCAGACAAATCTGAGGTCAAGAGATTTTAGAAATATGATAGTTATAGTTATTCGTATCCTCTTTTTCACCTTCAACTTCCTCTAATAACCGGATAAGGTTTTACCTCtgacattattcaaataaagcaGAAGTCTTTTGTTTTAACGgctcaagtaaaaaaaaaagaaagaaataaagaatcaTAATTCGCTGCTGGTAGTTTATTACGTTGTAATTGGTATGAAACCGGCACTGTTGTTAATTTCTCTTGTTCTTTACTCACTAGCTCAtccccctcttcatcttcatcggTGGCGGGGCAACCATGAGCATGCTGTACTTGGCTCGGCTGGCTCTGAGAAACCCTGCTGTCTCGTAAGTGTCTAATCTGAGAAAGTATAAACTATTtttgaaaactatttttttctCGCTTTTTATGAAACCTCATTATGTGTTTAATTATAAGTTGTGAGAAGAATTCTGACAACCTCATGAGATTTCCTATCTTCTTGTCCTCAGATGGGATCACAAGAACAACCCAGAGCCCTGGAACAACCTGCCGCCCGATCATCAGTACAAAGTAGAGCCtttatttttcatgaataatgtggtggaaattaatgtATAGTTTCCTTGTGAGAAATCAACAGTACTTTCATTTTTCCTCAGACAAATAACTTCTTTACTTTTGATACACATTGGTCAACCGTTataaaatatactgtatctatatatctatatctacatctatatctatatctctctctctctctctctctctctctctctatatatatatatatatatatatatatatatatatatatatatatatatatagatatagatgtagatatatagatatatagtgTATAATCTATAATCGCTTCTTTACTTTTGATACACGTTGGTCAACCGttataaaatatacagtatatactatactatatactgtatatatatatatatatatttatatatatatatatatatatatatatatatatacagactgTATATAATCGCTTCTTTACTTTTGATACAGCTTTTCATGGTCAACCgttataaatacagtatatactatactatatactgtatatatgcagtgtagatgtatatatgtatacactgtatatatatataattgctTCTTTACTTTTGATACACGTTGGTCAACAGTTATACAATATACAGTGCTGTTATCTTGTCTCAAAGTCCATATGGCCGCCCTCATACTGATTGTGTACGTTTCTATCTGTATTTGCAGCTCTTCTCCATTAACACTGATTACTCCAAGCTGAAGAAGGACAGGCCTGATTTCTAAGTCACTGTGTCTTCGCACCTCCGTCTCTGATATTGTCGTCAGTGTGGGGAGCCGCTGCACCTTTTGCTGAATAGAAAACCAACTCATGAAATTGAATGAAGAGACGCACTGCGCGCTGAACTCATTCAGTCAATTAATTTCCAATGTGAAGGGGGAAAGGGATCATTCACTTATCAGTGACTACATGAATAAAACAGGCAGCCACCTGTTTTTACTAATTAAAGTATTTATCTTTGACTTTGTGTTAATTATTAAAACTATTGCAatctcacgtgtgtgtgtgtgtgtgtgtgtgtattaacatTTGTGCACAGTTTAAGTACAGTAGCTTTGATAAAAGACTAAAGCACACCTATACGTCCAGTAATTTCTGTCATCTAGTGACATCCTTGTCACATTTTGAGGTTTTTGCAGTCTGGAGAATATATCCACGGTGGACAGTGGCGCATGAAATCTGCTGCGGCTTTGATTTCATGACATTATTGTAGTCCCGTCAGTGACgcaggtgaggagaggtgaCCACCACTGATTTTGCTTTTCATAAaccttcagttttttttaatgattctgAATAAACATTGGGCACATAAGAAGGGATCTCTCATTAACCACCTATAAGATCAATGTTTCATCTTTTCTATTATGGCATTCAAataattttgtttttcaaattgtAACACCAAGATAAGTCACTATGATTTTGAATATACTGACAACGATCTAAATTGCTATTAATGAGATAAGATGGTCAGTTCTCATAGCCTGGTTGGCTATGAGAACTGACCATCTCCAAGTGTTTTGTAAGTGTTTACAGTTACAGTAACAGATAGAAATATGGTGAGATCAACAAGTATCCTTCAGGGACATAATGTTACGTTGAGTGAGCACGGGaactaatttaaaaacaatgttttgaccCAACTcaactcaaataaaaatatatttgtatgttttttacaaaacactGAAATCCATGTCATTCCTTGAGCCTTCAATAGGTGGCTCTGGTTGGTGTCAACATTCTGCttaaatagaagaagaaaatcgTCTTCTCGCGAGATTTCACTTGAAAAAACGCGGGACAACGTGAGTCATAAATCCGTTGAATTGAAAGTGACAACACTCAGTCAACGGAGGGTAACACTTGTTTAACTAGATACAAGTCGTAATAAGTGACGCTGTCCTCAGCTTAGCGCCGCTTGTTTAATACTTGCCCGATATATAAAAACGCAGTTCAACACGGTGAACGCTACTGTTTACCGTGTTAAACGTTTGTTAGCTCCCATCAGCTAACCAGCTGACTGTCTAAATGGACCCCACGGAGGACTTGTCTGCTCGGGTCCTGCTGGGGCACATCCTCAGCACGGAGCCACCCAGGACTCCCATCACCCGCAGGTAACAGCACCTTCACCTTTATTAAAATCTTACTGGGAAAGAACAGGCCAAGTCAAAGTATCGGTGTTTCAAGGGTAACAAAGCTAGTTAAATGATCACTAATGT includes:
- the ndufa4 gene encoding cytochrome c oxidase subunit NDUFA4, whose translation is MLATIAKQLRSHPALIPLFIFIGGGATMSMLYLARLALRNPAVSWDHKNNPEPWNNLPPDHQYKLFSINTDYSKLKKDRPDF